A genomic segment from Comamonas terrigena NBRC 13299 encodes:
- a CDS encoding PelD GGDEF domain-containing protein, which yields MQASLVPNSPLGKLALPSTRTSVLIGEVVILPLLFLLLGLWFSPDNPLWVNTEFPWSWLAPIIIALRYGALAGLGSSTILLAAWFYFHRGQWQDFPQLYFLGGLITIMVVGEVASQWRAKTRRAESVQHYLDQRLEHLVRQYYLLRLSHDRLEQELIGRPMSMRDALLKLHASADSADATQRLLQLLSQYCQITDASLHAVTDEQLQPHAIAHIGSPDSVDTQDALVRQALEMRRLCHVVESTAEGQTSRYLVAAPLLDLQGDLYALLVVREMPFFALQTENLQVINLLLSYYTDGLSAHELTKPVLTQFPDCPDSFAMELQRLSHMQQSSGISSVVLALEFSQEAIARNVPQQVVRMKRMLDEVWLTEPQAGKQVVAILMPLGTTATAEGFLQRLEQWALSSKQHISLMEAGIFPHVLLLEQHTSQELLQRIEGLRHG from the coding sequence TTGCAGGCGTCTTTGGTCCCCAACTCGCCCCTGGGCAAGTTGGCTTTGCCCAGCACGCGCACCAGCGTGCTGATCGGTGAAGTGGTGATCCTCCCCCTGCTGTTTCTGCTGCTGGGCCTGTGGTTCTCCCCCGACAACCCGCTGTGGGTCAACACCGAGTTCCCGTGGTCCTGGCTGGCCCCCATCATCATCGCCCTGCGCTATGGTGCCCTGGCCGGGCTGGGCTCCTCCACCATCCTGCTGGCCGCCTGGTTCTACTTTCACCGGGGCCAGTGGCAAGACTTTCCCCAGCTGTACTTCCTGGGAGGGCTGATCACCATCATGGTGGTGGGTGAAGTGGCCAGCCAATGGCGCGCCAAGACCCGCCGCGCGGAATCGGTACAGCACTACCTGGACCAGCGCCTGGAGCATCTGGTGCGGCAGTATTACCTGCTGCGCCTCTCGCATGACCGGCTGGAGCAGGAGCTGATCGGGCGCCCCATGTCCATGCGCGACGCCTTGCTGAAACTGCATGCCAGCGCGGACTCCGCCGATGCCACCCAGAGGCTGCTGCAACTGCTGTCCCAGTACTGCCAGATCACCGATGCCAGCCTGCATGCGGTGACCGACGAGCAGCTGCAACCCCATGCCATTGCGCACATCGGAAGCCCGGACAGCGTGGACACGCAGGATGCCCTGGTGCGCCAGGCGCTGGAAATGCGCAGGCTCTGCCATGTGGTGGAATCCACGGCCGAAGGCCAGACCAGCCGCTACCTGGTGGCCGCGCCGCTGCTGGATCTGCAGGGCGATCTCTACGCCCTGCTGGTGGTCAGGGAGATGCCGTTCTTCGCGCTGCAGACCGAGAACCTGCAGGTGATCAACCTGCTGCTGAGCTACTACACCGATGGTCTGTCCGCCCACGAACTGACCAAGCCCGTGCTCACGCAGTTCCCGGACTGCCCCGACAGCTTTGCCATGGAACTGCAGCGCCTGTCCCACATGCAGCAATCCTCCGGCATCAGCAGCGTGGTGCTGGCCCTGGAGTTCTCCCAGGAAGCCATTGCGCGCAACGTGCCCCAGCAGGTGGTGCGCATGAAGCGCATGCTGGACGAAGTCTGGCTGACGGAGCCGCAGGCGGGCAAACAGGTGGTCGCCATCCTGATGCCCTTGGGCACCACGGCCACTGCCGAAGGTTTTCTGCAGCGACTGGAGCAATGGGCGCTCAGCAGCAAGCAGCACATTTCCTTGATGGAAGCAGGCATCTTTCCGCATGTGCTCCTGCTGGAGCAGCACACCTCGCAGGAGCTGCTGCAACGCATTGAAGGCCTGCGCCATGGCTAA
- a CDS encoding penicillin-binding protein activator LpoB, with protein MTARPHRSLAATTLAGLALASALAGCSTTDRGSTPALQRQASWAVLPFENHTETPMAGQRAEAIAAALLHARGVGEVKRYAGPAQQDPLFGVPGGAGGDSGLGWARDQGVAYALTGAVDEWRYKVGVDGEPAAGVTLRIIDVKTGATLWTGAGGKSGWSREALSAVGQKLIRGLLDSGLGNVR; from the coding sequence ATGACCGCACGCCCACATCGCTCACTTGCAGCCACCACCCTGGCAGGTCTTGCACTGGCCAGTGCCCTGGCCGGCTGCTCCACCACCGACCGAGGCTCCACGCCGGCGCTGCAACGCCAGGCAAGCTGGGCCGTGCTGCCATTTGAGAACCACACCGAGACCCCCATGGCAGGACAGCGTGCAGAAGCCATTGCGGCCGCCCTGCTGCATGCCCGGGGCGTGGGAGAGGTCAAACGCTATGCCGGCCCCGCCCAGCAGGACCCGCTGTTTGGCGTGCCCGGCGGTGCCGGCGGCGACAGCGGCCTGGGCTGGGCACGGGATCAGGGCGTGGCCTATGCGCTGACCGGTGCCGTCGACGAGTGGCGCTACAAGGTCGGGGTCGATGGCGAGCCTGCCGCGGGCGTGACCCTGCGCATCATCGATGTCAAAACCGGCGCCACCTTGTGGACCGGCGCCGGCGGGAAAAGTGGCTGGAGCCGCGAAGCGCTGTCTGCGGTAGGCCAGAAGCTCATCCGCGGCCTGCTGGATTCCGGTCTGGGCAACGTACGTTAA
- a CDS encoding tetratricopeptide repeat protein has protein sequence MQQHSSKRNAPAVERPKVAPIWLILLLAGLVGSALWVLYPRDDLEQRLQATHGNVELTESYLRNLLRSEPDNAQLQALLQRIEKEKSQQQLAVQTTPPTALQQAQQDAWKDWEASYLQFQQTAAKTPQREAQRLDAVRKQQLLPLGALDEAQLLYTGQAALAMQDADLARRSFDILLQRASANDAPQVLEIAAKAALGNGLYDVASRWYLEASQAGTNTEAQKKIYLQGAVAVLQSGNHTAQALALAEKELAAYTADPAVLRQLIDIARAAGRPEVAQRYAKMLLQLTLLEQLYPAERSAQWAPHTPAQLLPQQVFWDDEGPARHPAFRATADRPAPKLAFDDKTYELGYTVFLENRNLEDALRVAKAAVQQAPSNITWRRRLAQVAEWSNRPQEALTQWHIIAKQTNEDAAWQQVLRLAPGLLEYQALADGLQYQLRRAPGDKRLIAEMVSNYERIGQPEQAIALLQRLPQRTPEQSEALASMYEHTGEDEKALRQWESLFQQPQTITHARAMKAAVLALRLGQGAKGLAWLRGASGPLPSDPEAAADFLRLYAELASRQNATGEATTAYQSLLRNPTSTPEDYDALIDLLRQQGQMREAAALSGTAWDKHHAPRHFVQALMLYGQQQDWAAATPLVNSLSSGLEPATVQQLRSDPLYFSLLGHYYQGMQRPEQARAIYQAGLKAFPDSVDLRQSLLWLAIDSNDTDTLKQLLATHEAQWKHDPSMHDALASAYQALSLPQVAITQYLQPHVQERANDFLWLMGYADALEQNQQADQAWRLRRQLLEKEWASRPRPGTSQRAELVQWLQATGDDAVRRMARDRLIMTQRPGDTGTAAMREILRLDRQGKTQLSEAATETLISWYQEAGEYQAVRAHLWERYSRQRSANLPLWAEITTALANDDRALAGQLLERHEDALPRYDRINAAVLVGDTRRAQSDAFEAQTFQPDDDQLNQQLVDTLLSFSDHAGIQHASRRLNELSEEQTTARLHWAVNPRWSVDLDASRTQRSIRDRSQLAAVDDERGIDAYLRWKNGNSSASFRAGRRESLDTYNPLQLQWEQRIDNRLRLRLEAGRQLPTEETTAMRLGGMKDRLGVGLTYQPTRLDTVSLEHFRDRYHLQTGADIGRGHTTTLQYMHALRGGTPSVDVGAFWSNFNFSERNLQSLSGRQLNILRYLPDSPASIPANYLLPQSFQYYGVVISTNQRFMEEYTRAVRPFASLALTRHSREGSGYGLSVGLAGSVLGQDHLSVGFNFSKSSPLTTGHTRELQVSYRRHF, from the coding sequence ATGCAGCAGCACTCATCCAAGCGCAATGCGCCCGCCGTTGAGCGACCCAAAGTCGCGCCCATCTGGCTGATCCTGCTGCTGGCAGGGTTGGTGGGCAGCGCCTTGTGGGTCCTCTATCCCCGCGATGACCTGGAGCAGCGGCTGCAGGCCACCCACGGAAACGTTGAACTGACGGAGTCCTATCTGCGCAATCTCCTGCGCAGCGAACCGGACAATGCGCAACTGCAAGCCTTGCTGCAGCGCATCGAAAAAGAGAAAAGCCAACAGCAACTGGCAGTCCAAACCACGCCACCCACAGCGCTGCAGCAGGCGCAACAGGATGCGTGGAAAGACTGGGAAGCCAGCTACCTCCAGTTCCAGCAGACAGCGGCCAAGACACCGCAACGCGAAGCGCAACGCCTGGATGCCGTGCGCAAACAACAGCTGCTGCCGCTCGGTGCGCTGGACGAAGCCCAGCTGCTTTACACCGGGCAGGCTGCCTTGGCCATGCAGGACGCCGATCTGGCCCGGCGCAGCTTTGACATCCTGCTCCAGCGCGCATCCGCCAACGATGCCCCACAGGTGCTGGAAATTGCCGCCAAGGCCGCACTCGGCAACGGCCTGTATGACGTGGCATCCCGCTGGTATCTGGAGGCCAGCCAGGCCGGCACCAATACCGAGGCGCAGAAAAAGATCTATCTGCAAGGTGCTGTGGCCGTCCTGCAATCGGGCAACCACACGGCACAGGCATTGGCGCTGGCAGAGAAAGAGCTGGCGGCGTACACCGCAGATCCCGCCGTGCTGCGCCAGCTGATCGATATTGCGCGTGCCGCAGGCCGCCCGGAGGTGGCCCAGCGCTACGCCAAGATGCTGCTGCAGCTCACCCTGCTGGAACAGCTCTACCCGGCAGAACGGTCTGCACAGTGGGCACCGCACACGCCGGCACAGCTGCTGCCGCAGCAGGTTTTCTGGGATGACGAAGGGCCGGCGCGCCACCCGGCGTTTCGGGCCACAGCAGACCGGCCTGCGCCGAAACTGGCGTTCGATGACAAGACCTATGAGCTGGGCTACACCGTCTTCCTGGAAAACCGCAACCTGGAAGATGCCTTGCGCGTGGCCAAAGCCGCGGTGCAGCAGGCGCCCAGCAACATCACATGGCGCCGCCGCCTGGCGCAGGTCGCGGAGTGGAGCAACCGCCCGCAGGAAGCCCTGACGCAGTGGCACATCATCGCCAAGCAAACCAACGAGGATGCCGCCTGGCAGCAGGTGCTGCGCCTGGCGCCCGGCCTGCTGGAGTACCAGGCCCTGGCCGATGGACTGCAGTACCAGCTGCGCCGCGCACCGGGCGACAAGCGCCTGATTGCGGAAATGGTCAGCAACTACGAGCGCATTGGCCAGCCGGAGCAAGCCATCGCCCTGCTCCAGCGCCTGCCACAGCGCACGCCCGAGCAAAGCGAAGCGCTGGCCAGCATGTACGAGCACACCGGCGAAGATGAAAAAGCCCTGCGCCAGTGGGAAAGCCTGTTTCAGCAACCCCAGACCATCACGCATGCGCGGGCCATGAAAGCCGCGGTGCTGGCCTTGCGGCTGGGCCAAGGCGCCAAGGGGCTAGCGTGGTTGCGCGGTGCATCGGGTCCGTTGCCATCAGACCCCGAGGCTGCGGCAGACTTTCTGCGCCTGTACGCCGAACTGGCCAGCCGCCAGAACGCCACCGGCGAGGCGACAACGGCCTACCAGAGCCTGCTGCGCAACCCGACGTCTACCCCCGAAGACTACGACGCCCTCATTGACCTGCTGCGCCAGCAAGGCCAGATGCGTGAAGCCGCGGCGCTGTCGGGCACGGCCTGGGACAAGCACCATGCGCCGCGCCACTTCGTGCAGGCCCTGATGCTGTACGGACAGCAGCAGGATTGGGCGGCCGCCACGCCCCTGGTGAACTCGCTGTCCTCCGGTCTGGAGCCGGCCACGGTGCAGCAGCTGCGCAGCGACCCGCTGTATTTCAGCCTGTTGGGCCACTACTACCAGGGCATGCAACGGCCTGAGCAAGCGCGCGCCATCTACCAGGCCGGTCTGAAAGCCTTCCCCGATTCGGTCGACCTGCGCCAGTCGCTGCTGTGGCTGGCGATCGACAGCAACGACACGGATACGCTGAAACAGCTGCTAGCCACGCATGAAGCGCAATGGAAGCACGATCCGTCGATGCACGATGCCCTGGCGTCGGCCTACCAGGCCCTGTCGCTGCCGCAGGTGGCCATTACGCAGTACCTCCAGCCCCATGTCCAGGAACGTGCCAATGACTTCCTGTGGCTGATGGGCTATGCCGATGCCCTGGAGCAGAACCAGCAGGCGGACCAGGCCTGGCGCCTGCGCCGCCAGCTTCTGGAAAAAGAATGGGCATCCCGCCCACGTCCTGGCACGTCCCAGCGTGCCGAGCTGGTGCAATGGCTGCAGGCCACGGGGGACGATGCCGTGCGGCGCATGGCGCGCGATCGGCTCATCATGACCCAGCGCCCCGGGGATACCGGAACGGCAGCCATGCGCGAAATCCTGCGCCTGGACCGCCAAGGAAAAACCCAGTTGTCCGAGGCGGCGACGGAAACCCTCATCAGCTGGTACCAGGAAGCTGGCGAGTACCAGGCGGTGCGTGCCCACCTGTGGGAACGCTACAGCCGGCAGCGCTCGGCCAATCTGCCATTGTGGGCCGAGATCACCACGGCGCTGGCCAATGACGACCGGGCCCTGGCAGGCCAGTTGCTGGAGCGGCATGAAGACGCACTCCCACGCTATGACCGTATCAATGCCGCCGTGCTGGTGGGCGATACGCGCCGCGCCCAGAGCGATGCCTTCGAAGCCCAGACCTTCCAGCCCGATGACGACCAGCTGAACCAGCAACTGGTGGATACCTTGCTGTCCTTCAGCGACCACGCCGGCATCCAGCACGCCAGCCGGCGCCTCAACGAACTGTCCGAAGAGCAGACCACGGCGCGCCTGCACTGGGCCGTCAACCCGCGCTGGTCCGTGGACCTGGATGCCAGCCGCACACAGCGCAGCATCCGGGACCGCTCCCAGCTGGCTGCTGTCGACGACGAACGCGGCATCGATGCCTACCTGCGCTGGAAGAACGGCAACAGCTCGGCCAGCTTCCGTGCCGGCCGCAGAGAGAGTCTGGACACCTACAACCCACTGCAGCTGCAATGGGAGCAGCGCATCGACAACCGCCTGCGCCTGCGCCTGGAGGCGGGCCGCCAGCTGCCGACCGAAGAAACCACGGCCATGCGACTGGGCGGCATGAAAGACCGCCTGGGTGTGGGGCTGACCTACCAGCCCACACGCCTGGACACCGTCAGCCTGGAGCATTTCCGCGACCGCTACCACCTGCAAACGGGCGCCGACATCGGCCGCGGCCACACCACCACACTGCAGTACATGCATGCATTGCGCGGGGGAACGCCCAGTGTGGATGTCGGAGCCTTCTGGTCCAACTTCAATTTCAGCGAACGCAATCTGCAGAGCCTGTCAGGCCGCCAGCTGAACATCCTGCGCTATCTGCCGGACTCCCCTGCATCCATTCCAGCCAACTACCTGCTGCCGCAAAGCTTCCAGTACTACGGCGTGGTGATCTCGACCAATCAACGCTTCATGGAAGAGTACACCCGGGCCGTCCGGCCCTTCGCCAGCCTGGCATTGACACGCCACAGCCGCGAAGGCTCCGGTTATGGCCTGAGTGTGGGTCTGGCCGGCAGCGTACTGGGCCAGGACCATCTCAGCGTCGGCTTCAATTTTTCCAAGTCCAGTCCTTTGACAACCGGCCATACGCGTGAGCTGCAGGTCAGCTACCGCCGGCATTTCTGA
- a CDS encoding bifunctional glycoside hydrolase 114/ polysaccharide deacetylase family protein codes for MALSMGLAAAAFPAPSAPPKAAPSVALHYGAQAPLEDLKVFDIVVVDADHGYNPSTYRSPDSKLYAYAALTEVHPTRSYFQRIPAQWRLGRNADWDSVLVDQSQPEWPRFFAEQVIAPLWERGFRGFFLDTLDSYRLAARFDEQQQQDGVVAVLEELHRRFPGIQLILNRGFDVLPRVSDKVQMVAAESLFQGWNAQSKQYAPVSAKDREWLLQQLQNTRDQLGIPVLVIDYVPPQDRAKTRETARQIKALGFTPWVTDQQLNTIGIGSVEFVPRRIAVLYSSDEYPAPNYSDVHRFLDMPTNYLGYISEYFDVRQPLPPNLYGDRYAGVVTWLGGDVASASQPALQRWLYQVVQQQLPWAALGQFGFDLTPTWSRLLGLQTKEASTGLLQISQQDAMVGFEIRDFPADRTPQDVLLAPSAANARALLTLKDSKGQSYTAGAITAWGGFMHTPYVIQDVPGTEDSRWALDPFAFLQQALRLTPLPVPDVTTENGRRLLFAHIDGDAFPSKAEMPGNRFAADWLLTDILQKYRIPHTVSVIEAEVSPQGIYPQFSAQLEGIAKRIFALPHVEIASHTYSHPYLWDPSVRHGLFEHNHEAAINLGIPGYEINLQREIVGSVQYIRDRLAGGKPVNILLWSGDTSPGADALEIVAKNGLLNMNGGDTFITRSRASLTAVRSHGIFKKGNLQVYAPITNENLYTNLWRGPFYGFERVIETFSMTETPRRLKAVDIYYHTYSASKPASLTALHQVYGWALKQPLHPVFASEYIRKVHDFYAMALARDGEGWRIRGRGDLRTVRIPQSWGAVDLAHSEGIAGSKAADANTYVHLTGSSALLRTAADAPSAPIALSEANARLTEWNAQRDQVQFRLEGHAPLDFSLVLPRTCQVRINDRVATPSSVTPMAGTSVQRFRLSHAAALIQAQCARR; via the coding sequence ATGGCACTGAGCATGGGCCTGGCAGCAGCCGCTTTTCCCGCTCCTTCCGCCCCTCCCAAGGCCGCGCCATCCGTGGCACTGCACTACGGTGCACAGGCCCCGCTGGAGGACCTGAAGGTATTCGACATCGTGGTGGTGGATGCCGACCATGGCTACAACCCCTCCACCTACCGCAGCCCGGACAGCAAGCTCTACGCCTATGCGGCCCTGACCGAAGTCCACCCCACCCGCAGCTACTTCCAGCGCATCCCGGCGCAGTGGCGCCTGGGCCGCAACGCCGACTGGGATTCGGTGCTGGTGGACCAGAGCCAGCCGGAATGGCCCCGTTTCTTTGCCGAACAGGTGATCGCCCCGTTGTGGGAACGGGGCTTTCGGGGCTTCTTTCTGGACACCCTGGACTCCTACCGTCTGGCGGCCCGCTTCGATGAACAGCAGCAGCAAGACGGCGTGGTCGCCGTGCTGGAAGAACTCCACCGCCGCTTTCCTGGCATCCAGCTGATCCTGAACCGCGGCTTTGACGTGCTGCCCCGTGTCAGCGACAAGGTGCAGATGGTGGCGGCGGAATCTCTGTTCCAGGGCTGGAATGCCCAAAGCAAGCAGTACGCCCCGGTCAGTGCCAAAGACCGCGAATGGCTGCTGCAGCAATTGCAGAACACGCGGGATCAGCTGGGTATCCCCGTGCTGGTGATTGACTACGTGCCCCCCCAGGACCGCGCCAAGACGCGTGAAACCGCCCGCCAGATCAAGGCCCTGGGATTCACCCCCTGGGTCACGGACCAGCAACTGAACACCATTGGTATCGGGAGTGTGGAGTTTGTGCCACGCCGCATTGCCGTCCTCTATAGCAGCGACGAGTACCCCGCCCCCAACTATTCCGATGTGCACCGCTTCCTGGACATGCCCACCAACTATCTGGGCTACATCTCGGAATACTTCGATGTCCGCCAGCCGCTGCCGCCCAATCTGTATGGAGACCGCTACGCCGGCGTGGTGACCTGGCTGGGCGGTGATGTGGCCAGCGCGTCCCAGCCCGCCCTGCAGCGCTGGCTGTACCAGGTCGTTCAGCAGCAACTACCCTGGGCCGCCTTGGGACAGTTCGGTTTCGACCTCACGCCCACCTGGAGCCGGCTGCTGGGCCTGCAGACCAAGGAAGCGTCCACAGGATTGCTGCAGATCTCGCAGCAAGATGCCATGGTCGGCTTTGAAATCCGCGACTTCCCGGCCGACCGCACCCCCCAGGACGTGCTACTCGCCCCCTCCGCCGCCAATGCGCGCGCGCTGCTGACACTCAAGGACAGCAAGGGGCAAAGCTACACGGCCGGAGCCATCACGGCATGGGGCGGGTTCATGCACACCCCCTACGTCATACAGGATGTGCCCGGCACGGAGGACTCACGCTGGGCCCTGGATCCCTTTGCCTTTCTGCAACAGGCACTGCGCCTGACACCCTTGCCGGTGCCCGATGTCACCACCGAAAACGGACGCCGCCTGCTTTTCGCCCACATCGATGGCGACGCATTTCCCTCCAAGGCGGAAATGCCGGGCAACCGTTTTGCGGCCGACTGGCTGCTGACCGACATCCTGCAGAAGTACCGCATCCCGCACACCGTCTCCGTCATCGAGGCGGAAGTGTCGCCACAGGGTATCTACCCCCAGTTCAGCGCGCAGCTGGAGGGCATCGCCAAACGCATCTTCGCGCTGCCCCACGTGGAAATTGCCAGCCACACCTACTCGCACCCCTATCTCTGGGACCCCTCGGTGCGCCATGGCTTGTTCGAGCACAACCACGAAGCCGCGATCAATCTGGGGATTCCCGGCTACGAGATCAACCTGCAGCGCGAAATCGTGGGCTCGGTGCAGTACATCCGCGACCGTCTGGCCGGAGGCAAGCCCGTCAACATCCTGCTGTGGTCAGGCGATACCTCCCCTGGCGCCGATGCGCTGGAGATCGTTGCCAAGAACGGTCTGCTGAACATGAACGGCGGGGACACCTTCATCACCCGCAGCCGCGCATCGCTGACGGCCGTCCGCAGCCACGGCATCTTCAAGAAAGGCAATCTGCAGGTCTACGCCCCCATCACCAACGAGAACCTCTACACCAACCTCTGGCGGGGTCCGTTCTACGGCTTCGAGCGTGTCATCGAAACCTTCTCCATGACGGAAACACCGCGCCGGCTCAAGGCGGTGGACATTTACTACCACACCTATTCCGCCAGCAAGCCAGCCAGTCTGACCGCGCTGCATCAGGTGTATGGCTGGGCCTTGAAGCAGCCCTTGCACCCGGTGTTCGCTTCGGAGTACATCCGCAAGGTGCACGATTTCTATGCCATGGCACTGGCGCGTGATGGGGAGGGCTGGCGCATCCGCGGCCGCGGCGATCTGCGCACCGTGCGCATCCCCCAATCCTGGGGCGCCGTGGATCTGGCGCACAGCGAAGGCATTGCCGGCAGCAAGGCCGCCGACGCCAACACCTATGTGCACCTGACCGGCAGCTCCGCCCTGCTGCGCACCGCTGCGGATGCGCCGTCCGCACCCATCGCCCTCTCGGAAGCCAATGCCCGCCTCACCGAGTGGAATGCACAACGCGATCAGGTGCAGTTCCGCCTCGAGGGCCATGCACCGCTGGATTTCAGCCTGGTGCTGCCGCGTACATGCCAGGTGCGCATCAATGACCGCGTAGCCACTCCGTCGTCCGTCACCCCCATGGCCGGCACTTCCGTTCAACGCTTCCGACTGTCACATGCAGCAGCACTCATCCAAGCGCAATGCGCCCGCCGTTGA
- the galE gene encoding UDP-glucose 4-epimerase GalE, with amino-acid sequence MILITGGAGFIGSHTCVALAACSEPFLILDHFGNSRRSVLERMGRITGMVPPCIEGDIRDAGLLRRIFAQYPITEVIHFAALKSVGESVREALRYYDNNIAGTVTLLQAMRAANVRSMVFSSSATVYGDPASLPIREDFPLSATNPYGQTKLMMEQVLADTSASEPGQWRIARLRYFNPVGAHESGLIGEDPQDVPNNLMPYVAQVAAGQRPCLSVFGNDYPTPDGTGTRDYIHVMDLAAGHVAALRYLRQNMGLLTVNLGTGRPVSVLEMVRSFEKASGRPVPYAVVARRPGDVAQCWADPGLAERLLGWKAELDVDRMCADAWRWQNGMARSLLEESALAAH; translated from the coding sequence GTGATTCTCATTACTGGTGGCGCTGGATTCATTGGCTCACACACCTGCGTAGCGCTCGCAGCCTGCAGTGAGCCATTTCTGATCCTGGATCATTTCGGCAACAGCCGACGGTCGGTACTGGAACGCATGGGGCGCATCACCGGAATGGTTCCGCCATGCATCGAAGGCGATATCCGCGATGCCGGATTGCTGCGGCGGATCTTTGCGCAGTACCCGATCACCGAGGTGATCCACTTCGCGGCGCTCAAGTCGGTCGGAGAGTCGGTGCGCGAGGCCCTGCGCTATTACGACAACAATATCGCTGGCACCGTGACCCTGCTGCAGGCCATGCGCGCGGCGAATGTCCGCAGCATGGTGTTCTCCTCGTCGGCCACGGTGTATGGCGACCCCGCCTCGCTGCCCATCCGCGAGGACTTTCCGCTGTCCGCCACCAACCCCTATGGCCAGACCAAGCTGATGATGGAACAGGTGCTGGCCGATACGTCCGCCTCCGAACCCGGGCAGTGGCGCATTGCGCGGTTGCGCTACTTCAACCCCGTCGGGGCGCATGAAAGCGGCCTGATTGGCGAAGACCCGCAGGATGTACCCAACAACCTGATGCCTTATGTGGCCCAGGTGGCGGCCGGTCAGCGCCCTTGCCTGAGCGTGTTCGGCAACGACTACCCCACGCCCGATGGCACGGGGACGCGCGACTACATCCATGTGATGGACCTGGCGGCAGGCCATGTGGCGGCCTTGCGCTATCTGCGCCAGAACATGGGACTGCTGACCGTGAACCTGGGCACCGGCCGTCCGGTGTCGGTGCTGGAGATGGTGCGCAGCTTTGAAAAAGCCAGCGGCCGCCCCGTGCCCTATGCCGTGGTGGCGCGCCGCCCGGGCGATGTGGCGCAGTGCTGGGCCGACCCCGGCCTGGCCGAGCGGCTGCTGGGCTGGAAGGCCGAGCTGGATGTCGATCGCATGTGTGCCGATGCCTGGCGTTGGCAGAACGGCATGGCACGCAGCTTGCTGGAAGAAAGTGCCCTGGCGGCGCACTGA
- the hisF gene encoding imidazole glycerol phosphate synthase subunit HisF translates to MLAKRIIPCLDVTGGRVVKGVNFQELRDAGDPVEIAARYNAQGADELTFLDITATSDGRDLILPIIEAVASQVFIPLTVGGGVRTVDDVRRLLNAGADKTSFNSAAIANPATINACSDKYGAQCIVVAIDAKRRTPEDEQRIGPGGTAMGPGWDVYSHGGRKNVGLDVVRWAAEMAQRGAGEILLTSMDKDGTKSGFDLQLTRAVADAVGVPVIASGGVGNLDHLADGVQQGGADAVLAASIFHYGEYTVQQAKERMRERGIPVRM, encoded by the coding sequence ATGCTCGCCAAACGCATCATCCCCTGCCTGGACGTGACCGGTGGTCGTGTCGTCAAAGGCGTCAATTTTCAGGAGTTGCGGGATGCCGGCGATCCGGTGGAAATCGCTGCGCGCTATAACGCCCAGGGCGCGGACGAGCTGACGTTTCTGGACATCACCGCCACCAGCGATGGGCGTGATCTGATCCTGCCCATCATCGAGGCCGTGGCTTCCCAGGTGTTCATTCCCTTGACGGTGGGGGGCGGTGTGCGCACGGTGGATGATGTGCGCCGCCTGCTCAACGCCGGCGCGGACAAGACCAGCTTCAATTCCGCCGCCATTGCGAACCCCGCCACCATCAATGCCTGCAGCGACAAATATGGCGCGCAGTGCATTGTCGTGGCGATCGATGCCAAGCGCCGTACGCCCGAGGACGAGCAGCGCATCGGCCCCGGCGGCACGGCCATGGGCCCCGGCTGGGATGTGTACAGCCATGGTGGCCGCAAGAACGTGGGCCTGGATGTGGTGCGCTGGGCGGCGGAAATGGCGCAGCGCGGCGCTGGCGAGATTTTGCTGACCAGCATGGACAAGGACGGCACCAAGAGCGGTTTCGATCTGCAGCTGACCCGTGCCGTGGCCGACGCTGTGGGCGTGCCGGTCATCGCCTCGGGCGGGGTGGGCAATCTGGACCACCTGGCCGACGGCGTGCAGCAGGGCGGCGCCGATGCGGTGCTGGCCGCCAGCATCTTCCACTACGGTGAGTACACGGTGCAGCAGGCCAAGGAGCGCATGCGCGAACGCGGCATTCCGGTGCGTATGTAA
- the hisI gene encoding phosphoribosyl-AMP cyclohydrolase, which yields MNWLDEVKWDDQGLVPVIAQEKGSGDVLMFAWMNREALQKTAELGRAVYFSRSRGKLWFKGEESGHVQTVHEMRIDCDNDVVLLQVTQLGHEPGIACHTGRHSCFFSIYKDGVWVASDPVLKDPESIYK from the coding sequence ATGAACTGGCTTGATGAAGTGAAGTGGGACGACCAAGGCCTGGTGCCTGTGATCGCCCAGGAAAAAGGCTCGGGCGATGTACTCATGTTCGCCTGGATGAACCGCGAAGCACTGCAAAAGACGGCCGAACTGGGCCGTGCGGTCTACTTCAGCCGCTCGCGCGGCAAGCTGTGGTTCAAGGGCGAAGAGTCCGGCCATGTGCAGACCGTGCACGAGATGCGCATCGACTGCGACAACGATGTGGTGCTGCTGCAGGTCACCCAGCTGGGGCATGAACCCGGCATCGCGTGCCACACCGGCCGCCACAGCTGTTTTTTCAGCATTTACAAGGACGGGGTCTGGGTTGCCAGCGATCCGGTCTTGAAAGACCCCGAATCCATCTACAAGTGA